tgctctcagtgctaagccactcccccttcagagcactatcacaacacaattgcactaatgaaactactgcacatcacatcaggtttgtcaagttgttgtgtacagttttgtatcatgtttttgtatatttatggaaaattgtcatgtgagagcatgggtgatgtagacttgtgggtggagccttgtacataattgtactgctaactgtaaggagggtttgaacaaaGCCTGGGAGACAccactagattattcaaacatgcatggatgacatctaaaacctcttcaaacatgttttgatgaggggacagtgttagaacatgggagaaagatttaaaaacatagatttttcataataccccctcttcaaCCTGAGCTGAGGCAGGTCCGAGCCTCAGGAGGAGTTTGCTGTAACtgtcagatgtgttgacctggtttatggttaatatctctgtaattacagggcctatccacatgaaacagacctagtttagtcttggtttagttctggctcagtcctgatttagacctagtttattcctggtttagtcctggtttagttctaattcagtcctgatttagtcctggtttagtcctggttttgaccggGTTTTgtactggttttgtcctggttttgttctggttttgtcctggttaatatttgtgtaatcaatgggcctgtccacatgaaacaaaaactagctCAAACTTAATTGTTTTCTctccaaattaaataaataaaagtcacatGAGTTTTTCAGTCTCTTCATGAAGTTTTTCAGCCCAAAGACGTGAGTTTGTGGAGCGGATAcacacgccttcactagaatcacttgaataatttcatctctggaattgccaatctgtgctgaactaaaggtaactcacttcatgacatcacaaggtggaacagagcattttaagctcaGGAGATGTGGACAGGctgataataaaatgttactcaaacatgtgtgaatgaaacaaaacacaactccaggtctatttttgaggaggtaacacctTCTTTAAGTGTTTTAGaacttttaagtgttttatcatCTTTGTTAAACTGATAACCTTTAACCTTCTGACAGTCTGCCCTGGGTAGATTTCCAGAGCTTTATTTTGAGAAGCTCTCTAAAGCCCCTCCCTCCTGTTAACATAataatacttttgttttggaGGTAACAATGGTGTTTTGGAGCATCGATCCTGCTCTGCCTGATAGAGCGAGCAGCGTTCCCAGCAGAGCACCTTTGAGCGGTTATTTTGGGCGAAACTCGATACAGGGCAGAACCGAAGACAGCAGATGCTATTCACACGGGTCAAGGTACCTGCACattctgtagtagtagttataataataacagtagtagtagtaggagtagtagttgtactagtagttataatagtagtagtcatagtagtagttggGGGCACTTGCAGACTgactgtaatagtagtagtaggtctagtagtattagtatagtaATATCGGTAGTTATATGCAGTaacaagtgtcttgctcaattgTTCCATTCACTGATAGGCTTTGAACGACTAAatttcagatttttctttttttttttttttttttacttttttccttaatttccattgtttttttcttagtgCTACAAggaggattcagcagtgtcgcTTTTGGATGGCTTTTATTAAAGCCCTTCCTTCAGTGTGGCCCTAATGTGTCATGTGTTCACATGTGAGCAGACGAAACAGACATTTACACAAATGCAGTTAAATAGTCACAGTCCATGATTCACAAAACAAACGGGCTTAATCTCGGGCTTAAACTCTATGTCAACAAAACGGTTGCTAGTTTCTTcccatatactgtataaagaagtagactaagtgagtatgacgtcacccacagcgttcagctctaaatgaagctcatcgagactagcagcaatttggagcagagttccatatttggaattctgaccacaagtatcatagcaaccaaagagccaatcagtagcgaggctgctgaaggcaGCGCCCCTtcccactggtttagcagggagcagatgcttagcaatactgtcaatcaaaccactGTTTAGCAGgggtgacctcggggaaagaaggcgcctgatttgtctgttattaatgttcatatcttgatttacagacacaatagtgaaataaaaaccccaggatcatgtagagtgggttaatacgaacatttaagaccaaaatgatgagtctaatagcagcagttacagagagaggacacagtttttatatagaaagtgaattgcagtcgatggagccggaagtgcacccatgatcacttcctgttttttacactgtggctggcaggttagctatgtccatttatatacacagtgcATGGGCTGCACCTGCATCTTGACAGAGCCCTGTCTTTGTCTGGTCGTTGGAGAGTGTTTTAaataaggtgttttttttactatatctctcacactctttctcagtctctctcacacacacattctctatctctctttctctctctcacacatacacacacactctttctttccctctgttAAATATAGCTGTTAATTAGTGATTCAGTACAGTCCCGAGGCAGAACAACATACAGCTCTCTCCTTTTGCACTTTCTTTTACTGTACTCAAGTCTATCTgtctttttccctccctctctctttctcctcctctctctcactttttctctttctttctccttcgctccctcactctctctctctctctctctctctctctctctctctctttttccttctctccctcactctctctctctttgaccCTCCTCtgtctggctctctctctctctatcacctTCTTTATCTGATCCCTCCAttactctctttctcctctctctcacatttatccatctttctctctttcattccTCAAGTGTATACAggatgttttaattaaaaatgaggCTTTTCCTTCAGAGTAGTCCACAGTGAATCCTCTGcttttctgaccctctcctctactcctcggaccttctctcctcttctcctcttctcctctgcatcctctgaccctctcgtcttctcctctgacactttcgtctgctcctctgacccgttcaacttctcctctgaccctctcgtcttctcctctgaccctctcctctgctcctctgaccctctcctcctctgaccctgtcctctgctcttctgaccctctcctctgctcctctgacccgctcatcttctcctctgacactctcctctgctcctctgaccctctcgtcttctcctctgaccctcttctctgctcctctgacactctgctcctctcctcttctcctcctctgctcctctcctctactcttcTGACCCtgtcatctgctcctctgatcttctcttcttcttctctcctcctcttctctccctctcctctcctctgttcctctgaccctctgttcctctgaccctctgttcctctgaccctctattcctctgaccctctgttcctctgaccctctcctctgctcctctgaccctctcctctgaccctcttctcggttcctctgaccttctgttcctctgaccctctcctctgctcctctgacgctctcctctgctcctctgaccctctcctctgaccctctcctctgctcctctgaccatctcctctgctcctctgatgctctcctctgctcctctcctctgaccctctcctctgctcctctgaccatctcctctgctcctctgacgctctcctctgctcctctgacactctcctctgctcctctgaccctctcttctgctcctctgacgctctcctctgctcctctgacgctctcctctgctcctctgacgctctcctctgctcctctgaccctctcctctgctcctctgacgctctcctctgctcctctgacgctctcctctgctcctctgacgctctcctctgctcctctgacactctcctctgctcctctgaccctctcttctgctcctctgacgctctcctctgctcctctgacgctctcctctgctcctctgacgctctcctctgctcctctgaccctctcctctgctcctttgacgCTCTCCTCTGCTATTTTTTATGCATAATTGAGGTTGATGGGTGAAATTGGAGTAAACATTATTCCAAAAAACTAGGGACTTGAACCTATGACCCTACAGTGAGCTGGCACATATCAGCCATACCCTCTTGTGAATATACGACCCAGTTTTCTTCGAATGTAAGGATTTTATGGACATTTAATACTTGTTACATAATCTCTGTGTTATTGTGGCATTACAGGAAATCCGTCATTTTCATCCcgtttttatttgtcattttatcGGGTTCCAAACTCAATCCTCAACATGGGATTTCACCAAAGCATAATCTCATTCCCACAGACAGGCCGGCACATCTGGGATACCAGCTCCAGGATATGCTCGGATCATATTGGGTTACACTGTTCTGTCGTGGGATTAGCACTGAACAAAGACCAGTGAAGGGGCCGTGGCATCAggagacaaaaacagaaattgCTTAGTTCTTTGTGAAGATGGGCTGGTCAGTGGTCAGATATAAATCTACCTGATGAGCATCTGTGATGAAATGGACAGATAAGGTTCAGTATTGTCCTCATGGCCTGGGACagtgtctgtgtttgacctGTTCTTAAaagcagtgatgggaagaacaCTTTGAAAATGGAAACCAGACTCACGTCCttgtaaagtattaaagaaatTTGTTGTGAAcctcagactgtgtaaagaagtggactgagtgtgacgtcacccacagcgttcagctccaaatgaagctcatcgagactagagcagttataggggctaatttggagcagagttccatatttagagttctgaccatgagtatcatagcaaccaaagaaccaatccagagcgaggctgttgaaggcaacacCCCTTCCCATCCAtattgctggtttagcagggagcaggtgctcagcaacactgtcaatcaaacctgttgctaacactagcaggagcgacctcggggaaagaagttgcccgatttgtctgttattaatgttcatatcttgatttacagacacaatagtgaaataaaaccccagaatcatgaagagcgggttaatacgaacatttaagaccaagtctgacagttacagagagaggggacacagtttttacacagaaaatgaactggagccagtaggttagctacgtccatttatatatacaatctatgctaGCAGagtagctatgttcatttatacatacagtctatggttctggATCCCACGCAGTGACAGTGGACAGTTTATCTGTTACAGATCCATCCAAAGACGcattttgcatttaaaacaaaactcacatTTGACTGGTATGGCAATACTTAGGTATACTTATGGTATTACTCAGTATTGGATCAAAGCAGAAATCATTTGTATCGTACAACACTAAAAGAACCCCCACCCTTtccccagacacaggaagaacatgaaAGTTCAGCCAGAGAGGTCTGTGAGGTCCACTCCAGGCTGATCTAAGGCAGATAAACGGCCTAGTGACcagggatccagaacacacacgtcTGACCAGAACTTGCTCAGGTCGAAGCACTGCTGTTTGAAAACCACTGAAATGCGTTCTGGTAATACACTTGTCTGTTTGCATCATACCACACGCGGCATACATCCTTGTCATGGACACACATTTCAAATGCACAAGTTTGAGTACTGGGATAGGGTCCTACATcggctttagttctggttcagtcttgttttagtcctggtccagtcctgtttcagacctgttttattccaggttcagtcctggttccgtcctgttctagtcctggtctcataCCTGACATGCGTCTTTGCCTCCTGTCTTGGACCCTGCACAGATCATGTTTTGGGTGATGCTCCCATTGAAGGACTGGCTGCTGTTACATCGCTCAGAGGAGACCACAGAGACCCAGACTGTGCGGAGGGCAGGGGACGTCCTCAGCTCCGAGTCCAGAGAGGTGGACCCCCAACCGGACACCTCACACAGCTGCCCCTCCTCCAGAACCAAGCCTGGTTTAgggagagacagcagagacactGCCCTGCTCTGACCCAGAGGTGAGGAGAGCTGTGGGAGAGACGGGGACAGTCAGGGGGAGAAACACCAGAGACATGGCCCTGCTCTGACCCAGAGGTGAGGAGAGCTGTGGGTGACCCACATTGAAGAACGTAGCCCCCCATAGCTcctccaaacaaaaatatctgGAGTCGCCCCTGCTTTCAGAGacgagagtggagttttgctgtggtgGTAAAGCGAACGACAACTAGCTTGTTAacgtgcactttctgattatcgaACAAGATTATCGAACAATTAAACACTTTCTAATCAGATGCTGACTTCATGTAGCAGATGCATtttcacctcaagagctgcttatataacatatctgtactgaagagacaaattttactttttggaacatgatggctagcaggttagttacgtccatttatatatatacaatctatgtcTTTAAGCCATACCGtggagagtcaggtttgtggagatgtgagccCACACAGTCAggattaacttttttttttcagtacaattagaaacaactataatgaaaaatatgtttttatttttgtttgttttttgggggccaaaatgttacataaaagTGATGTAGTGCATGTACCTTGATGAGCATGATGTCGTTGTCATTGGTTACATTGTCGTACAGTGGGTGCGGCACTAGTTTGAGCGCATAGGCCCGGCGTTCTGTCCCCTCGATTTCATCCAGAAGAGTCTCTCCAGCCACCACATGAGTGTTGTCCAGACTGCAGACGACAGGGAGACGAGGAAGAcgagggagatgagggagacgagggagaggagagagacgagggaGATGAAGGAGAcgaaggagagggagatgaggaagatgagggagaggagggagatgagggaaaggagggaaaggagggaaaggagggaaaggagggaggcaACAGTGTGGAGGGAGACGGGTGAAAGGA
The sequence above is drawn from the Periophthalmus magnuspinnatus isolate fPerMag1 chromosome 5, fPerMag1.2.pri, whole genome shotgun sequence genome and encodes:
- the LOC117371526 gene encoding trypsin-like, encoding MRILLMLHVVLFHLDVFSGARCSPLGPPIHRTLRILGGSVAAPHSVSYIVSLQTSGGQHFCGGALIHQSWVLTAAHCNLGLDNTHVVAGETLLDEIEGTERRAYALKLVPHPLYDNVTNDNDIMLIKLSSPLGQSRAVSLLSLPKPGLVLEEGQLCEVSGWGSTSLDSELRTSPALRTVWVSVVSSERCNSSQSFNGSITQNMICAGSKTGGKDACQGDSGGPLVCRSQVFGLVSWGRSCGEARFPGVYTSVSEYRDWIKQTISCPHC